In Aspergillus nidulans FGSC A4 chromosome II, a single window of DNA contains:
- a CDS encoding threonine/serine exporter family protein (transcript_id=CADANIAT00005278) produces the protein MGVQNPASSGSASPEPRGEEKTEEAEQARNDTLSITGTSLLSRERWRGAARTVRDQSSRLAEILSRPMGEHEAGLGSSLIDPEKLGSTDDDALAAIFRKDGTEQSNIAQYQQAVRAEAERLMQGMKGLPTSNEPVAGKPADDVEASAHTPAPSSLPGGVLGALLQLQSNAAQHSRTTSLYSAPESETESQATLVTPGITPVSTSSTTTPPNRPKIKPRHWYKKSDHTATASLVRASMSMGHIASSNAWAKADVPPVELQTGDKKKKKKNDKVSKEVKLTIHIAEIIFRQRYIMQLCRAFMRYGAPTHRLEEYMQMTARVLDINAQFMYLPGCMIMSFDDPVTRTAEVKLVRVPQGLDLGRLEAVHHCYKRVTHDMVDIQTAIAELTELMDRKPRYNKWLVILLYGLGSAAVGPFSFSARPIDMPIIFFLGCCVGFMQHILAPRSALYANVFEVSAAIVVSFLARAFGSIRLPGRTDPVFCYASITQSSIALILPGFSVLTSSLELQSHQMIAGSIRLVYTIIYSLFLGYGVTVGTTIYGAIDSNATSDTTCARQSVWGSAYTQHFPFVAVYSLIAALINQAKFRQLPVMVFIGTTGYVTNYFSTQRLGSSSQVANTVGAFTIGLLANLYSRLWHGNAVSSTIPGIFTLVPSGLASSGSILSAIEYSDAVRNGTADTSGGTNGSSLTSLGYGKEEEWIVLFIEKSGASDGMPATRVQWFCCGQAGHWTEDGSERPERCCNEQVLFKLRGQGAPISMRLVAMAWILVVGHALNLVLNKVSATSVYSFGNCGLEA, from the exons ATGGGCGTTCAGAATCCTGCGTCAAGCGGTTCCGCCAGCCCGGAACCCCGCGGGGAGGAAAAAactgaagaagcagagcaagctCGGAATGATACGCTTTCCATCACAGGTACGTCCCTCCTCAGCCGTGAACGATGGCGGGGAGCTGCTCGCACCGTTCGGGATCAGTCGAGTCGCCTAGCGGAAATTCTGAGTCGGCCAATGGGCGAGCACGAAGCTGGACTGGGCTCTTCCCTTATTGACCCTGAGAAGCTGGGTTCAACCGATGACGACGCATTGGCTGCTATTTTTCGAAAGGATGGAACCGAGCAGTCAAACATTGCTCAGTACCAGCAAGCCGTGCGCGCCGAGGCCGAACGGCTGATGCAGGGCATGAAGGGCTTACCGACTTCTAATGAACCGGTGGCCGGAAAACCGGCGGACGATGTCGAGGCATCTGCACATACGCCAGCGCCGTCCTCTTTACCAGGAGGCGTGCTCGGagccctgctgcagctgcagtcgAATGCAGCGCAGCATTCGCGAACAACGAGCTTGTACTCGGCACCCGAGTCGGAGACGGAGTCCCAGGCTACTCTTGTCACGCCTGGTATCACTCCGGtgtcgacatcatcaacgacGACGCCTCCGAATCGGCCAAAGATAAAGCCAAGGCATTGGTACAAAAAGTCGGATCACACTGCGACAGCGTCTCTGGTGCGAGCTTCCATGAGCATGGGCCATATCGCCTCGTCCAACGCCTGGGCGAAGGCAGACGTGCCGCCGGTCGAGCTCCAGACTGgtgacaagaagaaaaagaagaagaacgacaaAGTTAGCAAGGAAGTCAAGCTGACGATTCATATCGCGGAAATCATCTTCCGTCAGCGTTATATCATGCAGCTCTGTCGCGCATTCATGCGTTACGGAGCTCCGACCCACCGTCTGGAGGAGTACATGCAGATGACGGCGCGAGTTTTGGACATTAATGCGCAGTTCATGTACCTTCCTGGCTGCATGATAATGTCATTTGACGACCCGGTCACTCGTACCGCAGAGGTTAAACTCGTTCGCGTTCCCCAAGGGCTGGACCTCGGGCGGCTAGAGGCAGTTCACCATTGTTATAAACGAGTCACTCACGATATGGTGGACATTCAAACCGCGATTGCAGAGTTGACAGAGCTGATGGACCGCAAGCCACGGTATAACAAGTGGCTTGTGATTCTTCTCTACGGACTGGGTTCTGCAGCTGTAGGCCCGTTTTCCTTTTCCGCGCGACCCATCGACATGCCCATAATCTTCTTCCTTGGCTGCTGCGTTGGTTTCATGCAGCATATTCTTGCACCCCGTTCAGCACTCTATGCAAACGTTTTCGAAGTCAGCGCAGCTATCGTCGTCTCGTTCCTCGCCCGCGCGTTCGGAAGTATACGATTGCCCGGCCGCACCGATCCTGTCTTCTGCTACGCCTCGATCACTCAATCTTCCATTGCGCTCATTCTCCCTGGTTTCTCCGTGTTAACTAGCAGTCTTGAACTACAATCGCACCAGATGATTGCCGGTTCAATTCGACTCGTTTACACGATCATCTACTCCCTCTTTCTCGGCTACGGTGTGACTGTAGGCACGACAATCTACGGCGCCATCGATTCCAACGCCACCAGCGACACCACCTGCGCGCGCCAGTCCGTCTGGGGTAGCGCCTACACACAGCACTTCCCTTTTGTCGCCGTCTACTCTCTAATTGCTGCTCTAATCAACCAAGCCAAATTCCGCCAATTACCAGTCATGGTTTTCATCGGCACAACCGGGTACGTCACCAACTATTTCAGTACACAAAGACTGGGCTCCTCCTCCCAGGTTGCCAATACCGTTGGTGCCTTTACGATCGGTCTTTTGGCGAATTTATACAGTCGCCTATGGCACGGTAACGCAGTAAGCTCAACGATTCCGGGTATCTTCACTCTGGTGCCTTCCGGGTTGGCGTCGTCAGGGTCGATCCTATCGGCGATTGAGTACTCGGATGCAGTGCGAAATGGGACGGCGGATACGTCCGGTGGTACCAATGGTAGTTCGTTGACGAGTTTGGGTTATG ggaaagaagaggagtGGATTGTTCTCTTTATAGAAAAG TCAGGGGCGTCGGATGGCATGCCGGCAACTCGGGTTCAATGGTTTTGTTGCGGCCAGGCTGGCCATTGGACAGAAGATGGTTCAGAGCGGCCCGAACGGTGTTGCAACGAGCAAGTTCTGTTCAAg CTTAGGGGACAAGGAGCCCCTATCTCCATGCGCTTGGTC gctatggcctggatcttggttgtcggccatgccctcaacctagttctaaataaggtttctgcaacatcagtgtacagcttcggaaattgcggcctcgaagcttag